From Myxocyprinus asiaticus isolate MX2 ecotype Aquarium Trade chromosome 25, UBuf_Myxa_2, whole genome shotgun sequence, one genomic window encodes:
- the LOC127416415 gene encoding sphingosine-1-phosphate phosphatase 1-like produces the protein MASDVVKRFICICRYLQDPCHVAKFQQLCGVRGTFTKKTAETVESEAKRSVNGACAGQRQRDCAASGDNAQGHLGQRLGKSLNAGNVKQDDCSGDLLNGPTISGSDRTEGQHAGSEVAGASEKGSRDRVKPLRRNSLTGDVGQEFIIENKFLFCLFTIGTELGNEMFFIVFFPFLMWNVDPYVSRQLIVVWAWVLFLGQSTKDLVRWTRPASPPVVKVEVFYNTEYSMPSTHAMTGTAMPFCLFMLTCSRWEYPFMFGLSVALCWSLLVCTSRIYMGMHSVLEVITGFLYSVLILAVIQPMLDDIDTFYLTHSYAPLVVLLVHVGFSLVAFSLDSWSTSRGDTAQALATAAGSALASRLAHQLGLHPDPPEEALPLTLPLLDGALLGCSIMRLLVGVSVLLAVRAAMKVVAVPLACKLFNIPSDDVRKARQHAQVELSYRFIVYGPVAYGCVFLVPLLFDFLGLS, from the exons ATGGCCAGCGACGTGGTCAAAAGATTCATTTGCATTTGTCGATACCTACAAGACCCTTGCCATGTCGCCAAGTTCCAGCAACTCTGTGGCGTCCGAGGGACATTTACGAAAAAAACGGCCGAGACGGTGGAGAGTGAAGCGAAGCGCTCTGTCAACGGTGCGTGCGCGGGGCAACGCCAGAGGGACTGCGCTGCTAGTGGAGATAACGCACAGGGACATCTGGGTCAAAGGCTGGGCAAGAGTTTAAATGCTGGGAATGTTAAACAAGACGACTGCTCTGGCGATCTTCTGAACGGACCCACGATATCGGGCTCAGACAGGACAGAGGGGCAGCATGCAGGTTCAGAAGTGGCTGGCGCGAGCGAGAAGGGCTCCAGAGACAGAGTGAAGCCCTTGCGCAGGAACTCGCTGACTGGTGATGTTGGGCAAGAGTTCATCATCGAGAACAAGTTTCTCTTCTGTCTCTTTACCATCGGTACCGAGCTTGGCAATGAGATGTTCTTCATCGTGTTTTTCCCCTTCTTGATGTGGAACGTTGATCCCTATGTCAGCCGGCAGCTCATCGTGGTGTGGGCCTGGGTGCTGTTCCTCGGCCAGTCCACGAAAGATCTGGTCCGATGGACTCGTCCGGCCTCTCCTCCCGTGGTTAAAGTGGAGGTGTTCTACAACACAGAGTACAGCATGCCATCCACACACGCCATGACTGGAACCGCGATGCCCTTCTGTCTGTTCATGCTCACATGCAGCCGTTGGGAG TACCCGTTCATGTTTGGACTGAGTGTAGCTCTGTGCTGGAGTCTCCTTGTGTGCACCAGCAGAATTTATATGGGCATGCACTCAGTGCTG GAGGTGATCACGGGCTTCCTCTACAGCGTACTCATCCTGGCAGTCATTCAACCCATGCTGGATGACATCGACACATTCTACCTGACCCACAGCTATGCCCCCTTGGtcgttctccttgtgcatgttgGATTCAGTTTGGTGGCCTTCTCCCTGGACTCATGGAGCACCTCCCGTGGCGACACTGCCCAGGCATTGGCCACAGCTGCTGGATCTGCCCTGGCATCCCGTCTGGCCCACCAACTGGGCCTGCATCCAGATCCTCCCGAAGAAGCTCTACCGCTCACCCTACCCCTGTTAGACGGAGCCTTATTGGGGTGCTCGATAATGCGGCTCCTGGTGGGAGTGTCCGTGCTTCTAGCTGTTAGAGCTGCCATGAAGGTGGTGGCGGTCCCGTTGGCGTGCAAGCTCTTCAATATTCCCTCGGACGACGTGCGGAAGGCCAGACAACATGCACAAGTGGAACTCTCCTATCGGTTTATAGTCTATGGCCCCGTGGCCTACGGTTGTGTTTTCCTGGTGCCGCTTCTCTTTGACTTCCTTGGCTTATCCTGA